In one Agrobacterium tumefaciens genomic region, the following are encoded:
- a CDS encoding LysR family transcriptional regulator — protein sequence MMDLDLRQVRSFMDVADLGSFSAAADKAGLTQPAISLHIRLLEKQLGVRLIERVGRRAQPTAAGRDFLIHARRIAEEVAHAIDTVAPHRSGVTGRLRIGTGATACIYLLPPVLGRIRQAMPGIDIVVQTGNTHDILRLLEANTIDAAVVALPASGRSLDISDIHLDELVAVFPHGSVPEETVLNAEALSTRPLLLYEGGNTRRLVDQWFSMSGRTVQPAMELGSVEAIKKLAGAGLGLAVVPRMAVEHEGAASGLEWRSLEPPLERRIALALRRDKHMTAPLRALAAALPDLRKR from the coding sequence ATGATGGATCTCGATCTGCGGCAGGTGCGCAGCTTCATGGATGTGGCCGATCTCGGCAGCTTTTCCGCCGCCGCCGACAAGGCGGGGCTGACGCAGCCGGCCATCAGCCTGCACATAAGGCTGCTTGAAAAGCAGCTTGGCGTGCGGCTGATCGAAAGGGTCGGCAGGCGCGCGCAGCCAACGGCGGCGGGCCGGGATTTTCTCATCCATGCGAGGCGGATTGCGGAAGAAGTGGCGCATGCCATCGATACCGTAGCACCTCATCGCAGCGGTGTTACGGGACGCCTGCGCATCGGCACCGGCGCCACCGCCTGCATCTATCTTCTGCCGCCGGTGCTGGGCAGGATCCGCCAGGCCATGCCCGGCATCGACATCGTCGTGCAGACCGGCAATACCCACGATATATTGCGGCTTCTGGAGGCCAACACGATCGATGCGGCGGTGGTGGCCCTGCCCGCCAGCGGCCGCAGCCTCGATATCAGCGATATCCATCTCGACGAACTGGTGGCGGTTTTCCCGCACGGCTCCGTTCCTGAAGAAACGGTGCTGAATGCGGAGGCGCTTTCGACGCGACCGCTGCTGCTTTACGAAGGCGGCAATACCCGCAGGCTGGTGGATCAATGGTTTTCGATGAGCGGCCGCACCGTGCAGCCCGCCATGGAACTGGGCAGCGTCGAGGCCATCAAGAAGCTGGCGGGCGCGGGTCTAGGTCTTGCCGTCGTGCCGCGCATGGCCGTGGAACATGAGGGCGCGGCGTCCGGGCTTGAATGGCGCTCGCTCGAACCGCCGCTGGAACGCAGGATCGCGCTGGCGCTGAGGCGCGACAAGCATATGACTGCGCCGCTCAGGGCGCTTGCCGCTGCCTTGCCCGACCTGCGGAAACGATGA
- a CDS encoding bestrophin yields the protein MIVRPKPNLLQLFIIVRGSIIVRIFPQVLAVFLLSTLVVWAHKDRPDLVQALNGAPFSLLGIALSVFLGFRANACYDRWWEARKQWGMLITVARTLARQSAMLESRQDVADPVSRRRIIDLAIVFCHELVSHLRPGGEKSNIAGLIPDDLTEHYARSRNRPEMLLRGISNDLVTANAKGQISDIQLQMLDATVQQMGAALASCERIRHTPVPFGYSLLLHRTAHLFCLLLPFGFTDLLGWATPFTSTLIAYTFFGLDALSDELEEPFGTGFNAVPINSLATTIEINLREAMGETDLPANPRPVDYVLM from the coding sequence ATGATCGTTCGTCCAAAACCGAACCTGCTGCAACTTTTCATCATCGTGCGCGGCTCCATCATCGTCCGCATCTTTCCGCAGGTGCTTGCCGTTTTCCTGTTGTCGACGCTGGTCGTCTGGGCGCACAAGGACCGGCCCGATCTGGTGCAGGCGCTGAATGGCGCGCCGTTTTCGCTGCTGGGTATCGCCCTTTCGGTCTTCCTCGGCTTTCGCGCCAATGCCTGTTACGACCGCTGGTGGGAAGCCCGCAAACAATGGGGCATGCTGATAACCGTGGCGCGCACGCTGGCGCGGCAGAGCGCCATGCTGGAAAGCCGGCAGGATGTGGCCGATCCCGTCTCGCGCCGCCGGATCATCGATCTCGCCATCGTCTTCTGCCACGAGCTGGTTTCGCATCTGCGCCCGGGCGGGGAGAAATCCAATATTGCCGGTCTCATTCCGGATGATCTGACGGAGCATTATGCCCGCAGCCGAAACAGGCCGGAAATGCTCCTGCGCGGGATTTCAAACGATCTTGTCACCGCAAACGCAAAGGGACAGATCAGCGATATCCAGTTGCAGATGCTGGATGCCACCGTGCAGCAGATGGGCGCGGCACTTGCCTCCTGCGAGCGCATCCGCCACACGCCGGTTCCCTTCGGTTATTCGCTGCTGCTGCACCGCACCGCGCATCTGTTCTGTCTTCTGCTGCCGTTCGGCTTCACCGATCTGCTCGGCTGGGCCACGCCGTTCACCAGCACGCTGATCGCCTACACATTTTTCGGCCTCGATGCCCTGTCCGACGAGCTGGAAGAACCCTTCGGCACCGGCTTCAACGCCGTGCCGATCAATTCGCTTGCCACCACCATCGAGATCAATCTGCGCGAGGCGATGGGCGAGACCGACCTTCCGGCCAATCCGCGCCCTGTGGATTATGTGCTGATGTGA
- a CDS encoding phosphatase produces MTEKTTLLFSFGIVADPQYADADPRPEMGRYYAESPKKLAQAINTFNREDLAFVVTLGDIIDRGFENFDAILSVYDGLRHPSVMLPGNHDYAVAAEHLTAIHARLGMSAPWHDFAIGAIRFVVLDGNEVSLFAPPPGDPRRALAEERLKHLQEAGAINAQDWNASLSDEQFEWLRTVLQKADAAGEKVVVLCHYPLYPENAHNMWDAPRILDLLGAHPSVIAWFSGHNHNGNYGVLGNTHFVNFKGMVDTPDQNTFAIADVFADRIVIRGFGREEDRVLEHLRQNAAVI; encoded by the coding sequence ATGACTGAAAAAACCACACTTCTCTTTTCTTTCGGCATCGTCGCCGACCCCCAATATGCCGATGCCGATCCCCGCCCGGAAATGGGCCGGTATTATGCCGAGAGCCCGAAGAAGCTCGCGCAGGCCATCAATACCTTCAACCGCGAGGATCTGGCCTTCGTGGTGACGCTGGGCGACATCATCGACCGCGGATTTGAAAATTTCGACGCGATTCTCAGCGTCTACGATGGGCTTCGTCACCCTTCGGTCATGCTTCCGGGCAATCACGATTATGCCGTTGCCGCCGAGCACTTGACGGCCATCCATGCCCGCCTCGGCATGTCTGCCCCCTGGCATGATTTCGCCATCGGCGCGATACGCTTCGTGGTGCTTGACGGCAATGAGGTAAGCCTCTTCGCCCCGCCTCCCGGCGATCCGCGCCGCGCGCTTGCCGAAGAGCGGCTGAAGCACCTGCAGGAAGCGGGTGCGATCAATGCCCAGGACTGGAATGCGTCGCTCAGCGACGAACAATTCGAATGGTTGCGGACCGTTCTGCAAAAGGCCGATGCGGCGGGCGAAAAAGTCGTCGTTCTCTGCCATTATCCGCTCTATCCGGAAAACGCCCACAATATGTGGGACGCACCGCGCATCCTCGATCTTCTGGGCGCGCACCCTTCGGTCATCGCATGGTTCAGCGGCCACAATCACAATGGCAATTACGGCGTTCTGGGCAACACCCACTTCGTCAACTTCAAGGGCATGGTGGATACACCCGACCAGAACACCTTCGCCATTGCCGATGTCTTTGCCGATCGCATCGTCATTCGCGGCTTCGGGCGCGAAGAGGATCGGGTGCTGGAACATCTGCGGCAGAACGCTGCCGTAATTTGA
- a CDS encoding HAMP domain-containing protein: protein MSFSIRNILVSFFLLVGVALAGFVGNGMWQSVNRARTFSEVAQLVSLDKLLFNALLNFRSERGNSASALTVDPAKTANTIASVQASRQKVDAAMSAFLEQSAALDQAGLQAPLSRVKDIYKQFLELRKKVDANVTLPLDRRESGLDKTVLALGADFLAALEAGSTAMEGEVRSLDQSLTGLIQLRSYGWSARALGGSATVIINAVVAQQRPLTAQETQQLNNFDAGAAFAWKATGELVAHQSTPQSLRDTYAVADRTYFKGDFITQRAKLIDDLNNGRTPAFTIDTWRDTVTASLDTVARIASEAMDVLNANAEKAKQDAFIGSMVYLAAFIFTLGICILCLGVIVGRVTRPISRLTNAMMELANGNLSIDVPGAKRGDEIGEMARAVEIFREAAIRNRELETQADTNREKAERDRVELQQRAEAEAEERLSQATGSLAGGLRRLASGDMVCEIATPFAPQFEALRHDFNSSVVQLREALASVGNSVHTVNGGAHEVSSASDDLSRRTEQQAASLEETAAALEEITANVSATSKRTGDARDTVREARAKADLSGKVVRDAVSAMERIEHSSRQIGQIIGVIDEIAFQTNLLALNAGVEAARAGDAGKGFAVVAQEVRELAQRSANAAKEIKQLINASAIAVSEGVKLVADTGVGLSEIEQLVLSVNAHMDAIATAAQEQSAGLAEVNTAVNHMDQATQQNAAMVEEMNAAGAGLAQECANLQALLAQFQLGQQASALHETARRMQRAASPARAPAAPAPRARPVAARGNAALAVKGDEWTEF from the coding sequence ATGTCTTTCAGCATACGCAATATACTTGTGAGTTTTTTTCTGCTCGTCGGCGTGGCGCTCGCGGGTTTCGTGGGCAACGGCATGTGGCAGTCGGTGAACCGCGCCCGCACTTTTTCCGAAGTCGCGCAGCTCGTCTCGCTCGACAAGCTTCTTTTCAACGCATTGCTGAATTTCCGCAGCGAACGGGGCAACAGCGCCTCGGCCCTGACCGTCGATCCGGCGAAAACCGCCAATACCATCGCCAGCGTTCAGGCTTCGCGCCAGAAGGTGGACGCGGCCATGAGCGCCTTTCTCGAACAGTCCGCAGCGCTTGATCAGGCCGGGCTGCAGGCGCCGCTCAGCCGCGTGAAGGATATCTACAAGCAGTTTCTGGAGCTGCGCAAAAAAGTCGACGCCAACGTCACCCTGCCGCTCGACCGCCGCGAAAGCGGTCTGGACAAGACCGTGCTGGCGCTCGGGGCGGATTTCCTGGCTGCGCTTGAGGCGGGATCGACGGCGATGGAGGGCGAAGTCCGCTCGCTGGACCAGAGCCTGACCGGGCTCATTCAGTTGCGGTCCTACGGCTGGTCGGCACGCGCGCTCGGTGGCAGCGCCACCGTCATCATCAATGCGGTCGTGGCCCAGCAGCGTCCGCTGACGGCGCAGGAAACCCAGCAGCTCAACAATTTCGATGCCGGCGCAGCCTTTGCCTGGAAAGCCACCGGCGAACTCGTCGCGCATCAATCGACGCCGCAATCGCTGCGAGACACCTATGCGGTTGCCGACAGGACCTATTTCAAGGGCGATTTCATCACGCAGCGTGCAAAGCTGATTGACGATCTGAACAATGGCCGCACCCCGGCCTTCACCATCGACACATGGCGCGACACGGTAACGGCAAGCCTCGATACGGTCGCGAGAATCGCCTCCGAAGCGATGGATGTTCTCAACGCCAACGCTGAAAAGGCAAAACAGGACGCCTTTATCGGCTCCATGGTTTACCTCGCCGCCTTCATCTTCACGCTGGGCATCTGCATTCTCTGCCTCGGCGTCATCGTCGGCCGCGTCACCCGCCCGATCAGCCGCCTGACCAATGCGATGATGGAACTTGCCAACGGCAACCTGTCCATCGACGTGCCCGGCGCCAAACGCGGTGACGAAATTGGCGAGATGGCCCGCGCGGTGGAGATTTTCCGCGAGGCGGCCATTCGCAACCGCGAGCTGGAGACGCAGGCCGACACCAATCGCGAGAAGGCCGAGCGCGACCGTGTCGAATTGCAGCAGCGCGCCGAAGCCGAAGCCGAGGAGCGGTTGAGCCAGGCCACCGGTTCGCTGGCCGGCGGCCTTCGCCGTCTCGCCTCCGGCGACATGGTCTGTGAGATCGCCACGCCTTTCGCCCCGCAATTCGAGGCGCTGCGGCATGATTTCAACAGTTCCGTCGTTCAGCTGCGCGAGGCGCTGGCAAGCGTCGGCAACTCCGTCCACACGGTGAATGGCGGTGCGCACGAGGTTTCCTCTGCGTCTGACGATCTTTCCCGCCGCACCGAGCAGCAGGCCGCCTCTCTTGAAGAAACAGCCGCCGCTCTCGAAGAAATCACCGCCAATGTCTCGGCCACCTCGAAGCGGACCGGCGACGCGCGCGACACGGTAAGGGAAGCAAGGGCGAAGGCCGATCTCTCCGGCAAGGTGGTGCGTGATGCCGTCTCGGCCATGGAGCGTATCGAGCATTCCTCGCGCCAGATCGGCCAGATCATCGGCGTCATCGATGAGATTGCCTTCCAGACCAACCTTCTGGCGCTGAATGCCGGCGTCGAGGCGGCGCGGGCAGGTGATGCCGGCAAGGGCTTCGCGGTCGTGGCGCAGGAAGTGCGCGAACTGGCGCAGCGCTCCGCCAACGCGGCAAAGGAGATCAAGCAGCTCATCAACGCCTCCGCCATCGCCGTCAGCGAGGGCGTGAAGCTGGTCGCCGATACCGGCGTCGGCCTCTCCGAAATCGAGCAGCTGGTGCTGTCCGTTAATGCCCATATGGACGCCATCGCCACGGCGGCGCAGGAACAGTCCGCCGGTCTCGCCGAGGTGAATACCGCCGTCAACCATATGGATCAGGCCACGCAGCAGAATGCCGCCATGGTCGAGGAAATGAACGCGGCCGGCGCAGGGCTGGCGCAGGAATGCGCCAATCTCCAGGCGCTGCTGGCGCAGTTCCAGCTCGGCCAGCAGGCCTCCGCCCTGCATGAGACGGCAAGGCGGATGCAGCGCGCCGCAAGCCCGGCTCGCGCGCCTGCCGCTCCGGCCCCGAGGGCCCGCCCGGTTGCCGCACGTGGCAATGCGGCCCTGGCCGTGAAGGGCGATGAGTGGACGGAGTTCTGA
- a CDS encoding LysE family translocator — protein sequence MTLEFLITSLVVAASPGTGVVYTLAAGLSQGAKASIVAAFGCTLGIVPHLLAAITGLAAILHASALAFGVVKYLGVAYLIYMAWNTLREDGALKIDDGQEHRGVARVIGEAILINLLNPKLSIFFFAFLPQFIAPEEASPTWRMVDLGLIFMAMTFLVFALYGCFAASVRRQVVARPAVLTWLRRSFAAAFVALGAKLALTQR from the coding sequence GTGTGGTTTACACGCTCGCCGCCGGTCTTTCCCAGGGGGCGAAAGCGAGCATTGTCGCGGCCTTCGGCTGCACGCTCGGCATCGTGCCGCATCTGCTGGCGGCCATTACCGGCCTTGCCGCGATCCTGCACGCCAGCGCGCTGGCCTTTGGCGTGGTCAAATATCTGGGTGTCGCCTATCTCATCTACATGGCATGGAACACGCTTCGCGAAGATGGCGCGCTGAAAATTGACGATGGTCAGGAACATCGCGGAGTGGCACGGGTCATCGGCGAGGCGATCCTGATCAATCTCCTGAACCCGAAACTGTCGATCTTCTTTTTCGCCTTCCTGCCGCAATTCATCGCGCCGGAGGAGGCCTCTCCGACATGGCGCATGGTCGATCTGGGGCTGATCTTCATGGCCATGACATTTCTGGTATTTGCGCTTTACGGCTGTTTTGCCGCCTCGGTCAGGCGGCAGGTGGTGGCGCGCCCGGCCGTGCTGACCTGGCTGAGACGCAGTTTCGCCGCCGCTTTCGTGGCGCTCGGGGCGAAACTGGCTTTGACGCAGCGGTGA
- a CDS encoding drug:proton antiporter has translation MTTQPDFTILYVDSPPASTEFYRALLGAEPVEASPTFSLFVLQNGMKLGLWSRHTVEPKASVTGGGGELAFRVESDAQVDGTFAEWRAKGIAILQQPARMEFGHTFTAADPDGHRLRVYAFSG, from the coding sequence ATGACGACCCAGCCTGACTTTACCATTCTCTACGTCGACAGCCCGCCGGCCAGCACGGAATTTTACAGGGCGCTGCTGGGCGCGGAGCCCGTCGAAGCCTCGCCGACATTCTCCCTGTTCGTCCTCCAGAACGGCATGAAGCTTGGCCTCTGGTCGCGCCACACGGTGGAGCCGAAGGCGTCGGTCACCGGCGGTGGCGGCGAACTTGCCTTCCGCGTCGAAAGTGATGCGCAGGTGGATGGAACCTTTGCCGAATGGAGGGCGAAGGGCATCGCCATCTTGCAGCAGCCCGCCAGAATGGAATTCGGCCACACATTCACCGCCGCCGATCCCGATGGCCATCGTCTCCGGGTCTATGCTTTCTCTGGCTAA
- the tam gene encoding trans-aconitate 2-methyltransferase: MAWSAQQYLKFEDERTRPARDLLAQVPLERVLNGFDLGCGPGNSTELLTDRYGVNVITGIDSDDDMLEKAADRLPTTRFGKADLAQWKPAQKADLLYANAVFQWVPDHLAVFSRLMDELESGGVLAVQMPDNLQEPTHRAMEETGANGPWKETFADGKLRRKPLPSPAAYFDALAPKSARVDVWHTIYNHPMKDAESIVEWVKGTGLRPYLAAAGEENREAFLADYTQRIKAAYPPMADGRLLLRFPRLFMVAVKK; encoded by the coding sequence ATGGCATGGTCCGCCCAGCAATATCTGAAATTTGAAGACGAGCGGACACGTCCCGCAAGGGATCTTCTGGCGCAGGTGCCGCTGGAGCGGGTCCTGAACGGCTTTGATCTCGGCTGTGGTCCCGGCAATTCCACCGAGCTTCTGACCGATCGCTACGGCGTCAACGTCATTACCGGCATCGACAGCGATGACGACATGCTGGAGAAAGCGGCGGACCGGCTGCCGACCACGCGCTTCGGCAAGGCCGATCTCGCCCAGTGGAAGCCGGCCCAGAAGGCCGACCTGCTTTATGCCAATGCGGTTTTCCAATGGGTGCCGGATCATCTTGCCGTCTTTTCGCGGCTGATGGACGAGCTGGAAAGCGGCGGCGTTCTGGCCGTGCAGATGCCGGACAATCTGCAGGAGCCGACACATCGCGCCATGGAGGAAACGGGCGCGAACGGCCCCTGGAAGGAGACGTTTGCGGATGGCAAGTTGCGCCGCAAGCCGCTGCCTTCGCCCGCCGCCTATTTCGATGCGCTGGCGCCCAAATCCGCGCGGGTGGATGTATGGCACACCATCTACAACCACCCCATGAAGGATGCGGAAAGCATCGTGGAATGGGTCAAGGGCACGGGGCTGCGACCCTATCTCGCCGCCGCCGGCGAGGAAAACCGCGAGGCCTTCCTCGCCGACTATACGCAGCGCATCAAGGCTGCCTATCCACCGATGGCGGATGGCCGGTTGCTTCTGCGCTTTCCCCGGCTTTTCATGGTGGCGGTGAAGAAGTAG
- a CDS encoding N-acetyltransferase — translation MYKTDNLYFGCAAMHNEAVNDPQDKRMTLPTVSSLTIRPCEEADIPAITEIYRDAVLHGRASFEIDPPTAEAMVERRRLLVAGNYPYLVGEFDGKIAGYAYAGAYRARPAYGAAVEDSVYIDPAMKGLGIGRKLLDALIEEASARGFRQMIAVIGDSANAASIGVHRAAGFEHVGTFKSIGWKHGQWLDTVLMQRALGEGDTTPRF, via the coding sequence TTGTATAAGACAGATAATCTTTATTTTGGCTGCGCCGCAATGCACAATGAGGCCGTGAATGATCCTCAGGACAAGAGAATGACCCTTCCCACCGTTTCCAGCCTTACCATCCGCCCCTGCGAAGAGGCGGATATCCCAGCCATTACCGAAATCTACCGGGATGCCGTGTTGCACGGCCGCGCCAGTTTCGAGATCGATCCGCCGACCGCAGAGGCGATGGTCGAGCGCCGCCGTCTTCTGGTCGCGGGCAATTACCCCTATCTCGTCGGTGAGTTCGATGGAAAGATAGCCGGATATGCCTATGCCGGCGCCTATCGCGCACGCCCTGCCTATGGCGCGGCGGTCGAGGATTCCGTTTATATCGATCCGGCGATGAAAGGCTTAGGCATCGGCCGCAAGCTCCTCGATGCGTTGATCGAGGAGGCGAGCGCCCGTGGCTTCCGGCAGATGATTGCCGTCATCGGCGATTCGGCCAATGCCGCCTCCATCGGCGTGCACCGCGCCGCCGGTTTCGAGCACGTCGGCACCTTCAAATCCATCGGCTGGAAACATGGCCAATGGCTGGACACGGTGCTGATGCAGCGTGCACTGGGCGAGGGCGATACCACGCCCCGTTTCTGA
- a CDS encoding YafY family transcriptional regulator yields the protein MSRSQRLLDLLQILRSHRMPVSGAALAAQTGVSLRTLYRDIATLQGQGADIEGEAGVGYVLRPGFLLPPLMFSQQEIEALVLGSRWVAGRADAGLADAARAALVKIGAVLPDTLREELDNSTLLVGPGQALAAIRVDLAAIRDTIRKESKVVLTYRDEKGEATERVVWPFALAFFDLVRVMLAWCETRQDFRSFRADRIESFHVTDKRYPRRRQALLKEWREREKQRRRQYHADKN from the coding sequence GTGTCGCGCTCACAACGGCTTCTTGATCTGTTGCAGATCCTGCGGTCCCACCGCATGCCGGTCAGCGGTGCTGCCCTTGCCGCGCAAACCGGCGTCAGCCTGCGCACGCTCTACCGCGACATAGCAACGCTTCAGGGACAGGGTGCGGATATCGAGGGCGAGGCGGGCGTGGGTTATGTTCTGCGTCCCGGTTTCCTGTTGCCGCCGCTGATGTTCTCGCAGCAGGAGATCGAGGCACTGGTGCTCGGATCGCGCTGGGTGGCGGGACGCGCCGATGCGGGGTTGGCGGATGCCGCCCGCGCTGCGCTCGTGAAGATCGGTGCCGTTCTGCCCGATACCCTGCGCGAGGAACTGGACAATTCCACGCTGCTTGTCGGTCCCGGGCAGGCATTGGCCGCCATCCGCGTCGATCTCGCCGCCATTCGCGATACGATCCGCAAGGAAAGCAAGGTTGTATTGACCTATCGCGATGAAAAGGGAGAGGCGACGGAGCGGGTCGTCTGGCCCTTCGCGCTCGCTTTTTTCGATCTTGTCCGGGTCATGCTGGCCTGGTGCGAGACGCGGCAGGATTTCCGCAGTTTCCGGGCCGACCGCATCGAGAGTTTCCACGTGACGGACAAGCGTTACCCCCGCCGCCGCCAGGCCCTGCTGAAGGAATGGCGCGAGCGGGAAAAACAACGGCGTCGGCAATACCATGCTGACAAAAACTGA
- a CDS encoding branched-chain amino acid aminotransferase yields MSVDTAPRSTTWTYVDGQWLPGNPPLIGPTSHAMWLASTVFDGARWFDGVAPDLDLHCQRVNRSATNMGMKPTMTAEEIEALALEGVKKFDGKIAIYIKPMYWAEHGSVGSVVAPDANSTRFALCLFEAPMDAGKPLTLTVSPLRRPSPETAMTDAKAGSLYPNSGRAILEARSRGFDNALMRDMNGNVAESASSNIFMVKDGVVLTPVPNRTFLAGITRSRVIGLLRQAGFDVREATLSVEDFREADEIFCSGNYSKVSPVVKLDDRELQAGPVARKALDLYMDWARLGADV; encoded by the coding sequence ATGAGCGTCGATACCGCACCCCGATCAACCACCTGGACCTATGTTGACGGTCAATGGCTGCCCGGCAATCCGCCGCTCATCGGCCCGACCTCGCATGCCATGTGGCTGGCCTCCACGGTGTTCGACGGCGCGCGCTGGTTTGATGGCGTGGCTCCCGATCTCGATCTGCATTGCCAGCGCGTCAACCGCTCGGCCACCAATATGGGCATGAAGCCGACCATGACGGCGGAAGAGATCGAGGCCCTGGCGCTGGAAGGCGTTAAGAAATTCGATGGCAAGATCGCGATCTACATCAAGCCGATGTATTGGGCCGAGCACGGTTCGGTCGGCAGCGTCGTTGCGCCTGACGCCAATTCTACCCGTTTTGCGCTCTGCCTTTTCGAAGCGCCGATGGATGCCGGCAAGCCGCTGACGCTTACCGTTTCGCCGCTGCGCCGTCCTTCGCCGGAAACCGCGATGACGGATGCCAAGGCCGGCAGCCTTTATCCCAATAGCGGCCGCGCCATTCTGGAAGCCCGCTCGCGCGGTTTCGACAATGCGCTGATGCGCGACATGAACGGCAACGTCGCCGAATCCGCCTCGTCCAACATCTTCATGGTCAAGGATGGCGTTGTCCTTACCCCCGTTCCGAACCGCACCTTCCTTGCCGGCATTACCCGCTCGCGCGTCATCGGCCTTCTGCGCCAGGCAGGTTTCGATGTGCGTGAGGCGACGCTTTCGGTCGAGGATTTCCGCGAGGCGGATGAAATCTTCTGCTCGGGCAATTATTCCAAGGTTTCGCCCGTCGTGAAGCTGGATGACCGGGAGTTGCAGGCAGGTCCGGTCGCGCGCAAGGCGCTCGATCTTTATATGGACTGGGCACGTCTCGGCGCCGACGTCTGA
- a CDS encoding aldo/keto reductase, protein MYHVNANGANIPALGFGTFRIPEDDVRRILPEALKLGFRHVDTAQIYKNEGAVGEVIAQSGISRHDIFLTTKVWVDRYRHDDFLASVDESLQKLKTDYVDLLLLHWPKSDVPLAERIGALNEVRKAGKVRNIGISNFNVALTEEAVKLSDTPLATNQIEYHPYLNQTKVISAARKNGLSVTAYYLMADGRVPNDPVLQDIGARHGKTAAQVTLRWAVQQPDVVALSKTATESRLKENFDIFDFALTEEEMQAIHALAKPNGRIVSPGHLAPDWDD, encoded by the coding sequence ATGTATCACGTCAACGCCAATGGCGCGAATATTCCCGCCCTCGGTTTCGGCACCTTCCGCATTCCGGAAGACGATGTGCGGCGCATTCTGCCGGAGGCGCTGAAACTCGGTTTCCGCCATGTCGACACCGCGCAGATCTACAAGAACGAAGGTGCGGTCGGCGAGGTCATCGCGCAATCAGGCATTTCACGACACGATATTTTCCTGACCACCAAGGTCTGGGTGGACCGTTACCGGCACGATGATTTTCTAGCCTCCGTCGATGAAAGCCTGCAGAAGCTGAAGACGGATTATGTCGATCTCCTGCTCCTGCACTGGCCGAAAAGCGATGTGCCGCTGGCGGAACGGATCGGCGCGCTGAACGAGGTGCGCAAAGCCGGAAAGGTCCGCAATATCGGCATTTCCAACTTCAACGTGGCGCTGACCGAAGAGGCGGTTAAACTGTCCGACACGCCGCTTGCCACAAACCAGATCGAATACCATCCCTATCTCAACCAGACGAAGGTGATCTCGGCAGCACGCAAAAACGGGCTTTCTGTCACCGCCTATTATCTGATGGCCGATGGCAGGGTGCCGAACGATCCGGTGCTGCAGGATATTGGCGCAAGGCACGGCAAGACGGCGGCACAGGTGACCCTGCGCTGGGCCGTGCAGCAGCCGGATGTCGTTGCGCTTTCCAAGACCGCGACGGAAAGCCGCCTGAAGGAGAATTTCGACATTTTCGATTTTGCGCTCACGGAAGAGGAAATGCAGGCGATCCACGCGCTTGCCAAACCGAACGGCCGCATCGTCAGCCCCGGCCACCTCGCGCCTGATTGGGACGATTGA
- a CDS encoding superoxide dismutase — protein MAFELPELPYDYDALAPYMSRETLEFHHDKHHKAYVDNGNKLAAEAGLSDLSLEEVVKKSFGTNAGLFNNAAQHYNHVHFWKWMKKGGGGNKLPGKLEQAFASDLGGYDKFKADFIAAGTTQFGSGWAWVSVKNGKLEISKTANGENPLVHGAEPILGVDVWEHSYYIDYRNLRPKYLEAFVDSLINWDYVLERYEAAAK, from the coding sequence ATGGCCTTCGAACTTCCCGAACTCCCCTACGACTACGACGCGCTTGCACCCTACATGTCGCGCGAGACGCTCGAGTTCCATCACGACAAGCACCACAAGGCATATGTCGACAACGGCAACAAGCTGGCTGCCGAAGCCGGTCTTTCCGACCTGTCGCTCGAAGAAGTCGTGAAGAAGTCCTTTGGCACCAATGCCGGCCTCTTCAACAACGCTGCCCAGCACTACAACCACGTTCATTTCTGGAAGTGGATGAAGAAGGGCGGCGGCGGCAACAAGCTGCCGGGCAAGCTGGAGCAGGCGTTTGCCTCCGATCTCGGCGGTTACGACAAGTTCAAGGCTGATTTCATCGCTGCCGGCACCACGCAGTTCGGCTCCGGCTGGGCATGGGTTTCCGTCAAGAACGGCAAGCTTGAAATCTCCAAGACCGCAAACGGCGAAAACCCGCTGGTTCACGGTGCAGAGCCGATCCTCGGCGTCGACGTGTGGGAACACTCCTACTACATCGATTACCGCAACCTGCGTCCGAAGTACCTCGAAGCCTTCGTCGACAGCCTCATCAACTGGGACTACGTCCTGGAGCGTTACGAAGCCGCTGCCAAGTAA